The following proteins are co-located in the Nonlabens ponticola genome:
- a CDS encoding M23 family metallopeptidase — protein MQSRYFLFVFLAFFMLRFGESQTIQNLPQDYFQHPLDIELKLSGTFGELRSNHFHSGLDIKTNQRTGAKVYAAASGYVSRIKIEHYGYGKALYITHPNGYTTVYAHLKNFSPRIEEYLKKKQYAAESYTIQLYPDDLDLRVDKGEVVAYSGNTGGSGGPHLHFEIRDSSARPMNPFMFGIDVADSRRPLVKQVKAYPLSDDATINGKHESKLLRVIPLKDGKFKTEKFSAYGKIGIGVNTNDRLDAANNQNGIYHVNTYFNGKKNFEMTFDKYTFAETRYINQMIDYEHFKNSKSRISKFYVPDGSPLSLYGKTIDNGKLTLVDPGTTHQFKAEIQDFKGNESVLLLDIYNEEATEIEMVDAGDATYVPAQQTFTKTLGAFDLTIPTGSLYEDALLNIKQHTDTLKIHHDVIPLHKNMIISYDMNSKKGDDMSKYYLARITSWGAAYHVRSKLKGNTLTAYTRTLGTYSVRKDTEAPTIKTINFKDGQWISKNKTLKLSIDDKDSGIDGYRATVNGKFILMEYDYKTNSLTHDFADGVVTDSNNELKVIVTDNVGNSTKFEATFNRKS, from the coding sequence ATGCAGTCACGATACTTCCTATTTGTTTTCCTTGCTTTTTTTATGTTACGCTTCGGCGAAAGCCAAACTATACAAAATCTACCACAGGATTATTTCCAGCATCCTCTTGATATAGAGCTCAAATTAAGCGGAACCTTTGGTGAGTTGCGTTCCAATCACTTTCATAGCGGTCTAGACATTAAAACAAACCAACGCACTGGTGCCAAAGTGTACGCAGCAGCTTCTGGATATGTGAGTCGTATCAAGATTGAACACTACGGCTATGGTAAGGCACTTTATATAACGCATCCTAACGGCTACACAACAGTTTATGCGCATTTAAAGAACTTCTCACCACGCATTGAAGAATACCTCAAGAAAAAACAATATGCTGCGGAGAGTTATACCATCCAATTATATCCTGATGATCTGGACTTGCGCGTGGATAAAGGTGAAGTAGTTGCCTATAGCGGTAATACTGGTGGCAGTGGTGGCCCGCATTTACATTTTGAAATACGCGACAGCAGCGCCAGACCCATGAATCCATTTATGTTTGGGATTGATGTGGCAGATTCTAGAAGACCTCTTGTTAAGCAAGTCAAAGCATATCCATTGAGTGATGATGCGACTATAAATGGCAAACATGAGAGTAAATTATTGCGCGTGATTCCTCTAAAAGATGGCAAGTTCAAGACTGAGAAATTTAGCGCATATGGAAAAATAGGTATAGGTGTCAATACCAACGATCGACTAGATGCGGCTAATAACCAGAATGGGATCTATCATGTCAATACGTATTTCAACGGTAAGAAGAATTTTGAAATGACGTTTGACAAATACACATTTGCCGAGACACGATACATCAATCAAATGATTGATTATGAACATTTCAAAAATTCCAAGAGCAGAATTTCCAAATTCTACGTTCCTGACGGCAGTCCCTTAAGTTTGTATGGCAAGACTATCGACAATGGTAAACTAACGCTAGTTGATCCTGGGACAACGCATCAATTCAAGGCAGAAATCCAAGATTTCAAGGGTAATGAAAGCGTCCTGCTGCTGGACATTTACAATGAAGAAGCTACAGAAATTGAAATGGTAGACGCCGGTGACGCTACTTATGTGCCTGCACAACAAACCTTCACTAAGACCCTAGGAGCATTTGACCTTACCATACCAACAGGTAGTTTATATGAAGACGCCTTGCTTAACATCAAACAACATACCGACACGCTCAAGATTCATCACGATGTGATACCGTTGCATAAAAACATGATCATATCGTATGATATGAATAGCAAGAAAGGTGATGACATGAGCAAATACTACCTCGCAAGAATCACATCATGGGGCGCTGCGTATCACGTGCGGTCAAAACTCAAGGGAAATACCTTGACCGCTTACACCAGAACTTTGGGAACTTATAGCGTGAGAAAAGATACCGAGGCGCCCACCATTAAAACAATCAATTTTAAAGATGGTCAATGGATAAGCAAGAATAAAACGCTTAAATTATCTATTGACGATAAAGACTCTGGTATTGACGGCTACCGAGCTACGGTAAATGGCAAATTCATCTTGATGGAATATGACTATAAGACTAATAGTTTGACACACGATTTTGCCGATGGCGTAGTGACCGACAGCAATAATGAACTCAAGGTCATCGTTACAGATAATGTGGGAAATAGCACTAAATTTGAGGCCACATTCAACCGAAAGAGTTAA
- a CDS encoding cell division protein ZapA → MMDKLKINISIADRVYPLNIDPSKEEGLRKAAKSIQEMITQLEKSYAVRDKQDVLAMCALQFAARSEQKNIDSDAHGSEALERLQVLDQLLQQHIS, encoded by the coding sequence ATCATGGATAAACTCAAGATCAACATATCGATTGCAGATAGAGTCTATCCTTTGAATATAGATCCTTCTAAAGAAGAAGGATTGCGCAAGGCGGCAAAAAGTATCCAGGAAATGATTACCCAACTGGAGAAAAGCTATGCCGTGCGCGATAAGCAAGATGTTCTTGCCATGTGTGCGCTGCAATTTGCAGCAAGATCAGAGCAAAAAAATATTGATAGTGATGCCCATGGTAGCGAGGCACTAGAACGATTACAGGTTCTGGACCAGCTACTACAGCAGCATATATCATAG
- the rny gene encoding ribonuclease Y, translating to MDTTTIIAAVVALIIGLAVGFFIAKSIVEKGKASQLIADAKKEAASIVKDAEVEGEKIKSEKTYRAKEKFIELKAKHEKEIMQREKKIGDSEKRTRDKESKVSSELANSKKLNQSLESKQKDLDEKRSAILKKQEETEKMHQQQIKQLEVISGMSGEDAKKQLVESLKDTARTEAMSIVQSTIEEAKLTAQQEARKVIINTIQRIGTEEAVENCVSVFNLESDDVKGRIIGREGRNIRAIEAATGVEIIVDDTPDAIILSCFDAVRREVARLSLHKLVTDGRIHPARIEEVVRKTRKQIDQEIAEVGKRTVIDLGIHGLHPELIKMVGRMKYRSSYGQNLLQHSREVAKLCGTMASELGLNPKLAKRAGLLHDIGKVPETEDETPHAILGMKLAEKHGEKGEVCNAIGAHHDEIEMTSLLSPIVQVCDAISGARPGARRQVLDSYIQRLKDLEDIAFGFNGVEKAYAIQAGRELRVMVESEKISDEKAGQLSFEISQKIQTDMTYPGQVKVTVIRETRAVNIAK from the coding sequence ATGGATACAACAACTATCATAGCGGCCGTAGTCGCTCTTATTATAGGTCTAGCAGTAGGCTTTTTTATTGCAAAGTCAATCGTCGAGAAAGGCAAGGCCTCACAACTCATCGCAGATGCTAAAAAAGAGGCAGCATCAATAGTCAAAGATGCCGAGGTGGAAGGCGAGAAAATCAAATCTGAAAAAACATATCGAGCCAAAGAAAAATTTATTGAGCTCAAGGCAAAGCATGAGAAAGAAATCATGCAGCGCGAGAAGAAAATAGGCGACAGCGAGAAACGCACCAGAGATAAGGAGTCTAAGGTTTCTAGCGAACTAGCCAACAGCAAGAAACTCAACCAGTCGCTAGAGAGCAAGCAAAAAGATCTTGATGAGAAGCGTAGCGCTATTCTCAAGAAACAAGAAGAGACTGAAAAGATGCACCAGCAGCAAATCAAGCAGCTTGAGGTAATCAGTGGTATGTCTGGAGAAGATGCTAAAAAACAGCTAGTAGAATCGCTTAAAGACACTGCGCGTACCGAGGCTATGTCTATTGTTCAAAGCACTATTGAAGAGGCAAAGCTTACCGCACAACAAGAAGCTCGCAAGGTGATCATCAATACCATACAACGCATAGGAACTGAAGAAGCAGTTGAAAACTGCGTATCAGTATTCAATCTAGAAAGTGACGATGTCAAGGGACGTATCATTGGTAGAGAAGGACGTAACATTAGAGCTATTGAAGCCGCTACTGGTGTAGAAATTATTGTGGATGATACTCCAGATGCTATCATACTTTCTTGTTTTGATGCAGTGCGTCGCGAGGTAGCTAGACTATCACTACACAAGTTGGTGACTGATGGTCGTATTCACCCAGCACGTATTGAAGAAGTAGTGCGCAAGACCAGAAAGCAGATTGATCAAGAAATTGCTGAGGTAGGAAAACGTACGGTAATCGATTTAGGAATTCATGGTTTACATCCAGAATTGATCAAAATGGTAGGACGTATGAAGTACCGTTCATCTTATGGTCAAAACCTATTACAACACAGCCGCGAGGTGGCAAAGTTATGTGGTACCATGGCATCAGAATTAGGGTTGAACCCCAAACTTGCCAAGCGCGCTGGACTGTTACATGATATAGGTAAAGTACCTGAAACTGAGGATGAGACTCCACACGCAATCCTAGGAATGAAACTAGCTGAAAAACATGGTGAAAAAGGAGAAGTGTGCAACGCTATTGGTGCTCACCACGATGAGATAGAGATGACATCCTTATTGTCACCTATTGTGCAGGTATGTGACGCGATAAGCGGCGCGAGACCAGGCGCGAGACGTCAGGTGTTAGATTCTTACATCCAGCGATTGAAAGATCTTGAGGATATAGCTTTTGGGTTTAATGGTGTTGAGAAAGCTTATGCTATCCAAGCAGGTAGAGAATTGCGAGTAATGGTAGAAAGTGAAAAAATAAGTGATGAGAAAGCTGGACAACTATCTTTTGAGATTTCACAAAAAATCCAGACCGATATGACTTATCCAGGTCAGGTAAAGGTCACCGTTATACGAGAAACCAGAGCGGTAAACATTGCTAAGTAA
- a CDS encoding aldo/keto reductase, whose translation MKTLKFKNGDELDAIGLGTWKSKPGEVKQAVKMALDAGYRHIDCALIYGNEAEIGEAFAEVFSEGKIKREDVWITSKLWNNSHLPKDVQPAIEKTLKDLQLDYLDLYLMHWPVAFKPDVMNPEGPKDFLTPQEAPVIDTWNAMIELKNKGLAKHIGVSNFSVTKLKDLLSKTNEVPEMNQVELHPLLQQNDLFEYCSKQGIHLTAYSPLGSGDRSDGMKQENEPNMLELETVKALADKHNVEPGQILIAWSHQRGTAVIPKSTSEGHIKDNIASAAVNFDEQDMKDLAGLDRHYRYVTGKFFEVPEKGYENIYDE comes from the coding sequence ATGAAAACATTAAAATTTAAGAACGGCGACGAGCTTGACGCAATAGGATTAGGAACATGGAAATCCAAACCTGGAGAGGTCAAACAAGCTGTAAAAATGGCACTGGACGCTGGATATCGTCATATTGATTGTGCATTGATCTATGGCAACGAGGCAGAAATAGGCGAGGCATTTGCAGAGGTTTTCAGTGAAGGCAAGATCAAACGCGAGGATGTCTGGATTACTTCAAAATTGTGGAACAATTCACACTTACCTAAAGATGTACAGCCTGCCATTGAAAAAACATTGAAAGATCTGCAACTGGATTATCTAGATCTTTACTTGATGCACTGGCCCGTTGCATTCAAACCAGATGTGATGAATCCAGAAGGTCCTAAAGATTTTCTAACACCACAAGAAGCGCCAGTGATAGACACCTGGAATGCGATGATTGAGCTCAAAAACAAGGGACTTGCAAAACACATAGGTGTCTCCAACTTCTCTGTTACTAAGCTTAAGGATCTACTTTCCAAAACCAACGAGGTTCCTGAAATGAATCAAGTGGAATTGCATCCATTATTACAACAAAATGATCTTTTTGAGTATTGCTCAAAACAAGGGATCCATCTTACTGCCTATTCACCGTTGGGTAGCGGCGATAGATCTGATGGTATGAAACAGGAAAATGAACCCAACATGCTGGAGCTAGAGACAGTAAAAGCCCTAGCCGATAAGCATAATGTAGAGCCAGGACAAATTCTCATTGCATGGTCGCACCAGCGCGGTACGGCAGTAATACCTAAATCTACCAGTGAAGGACATATTAAGGACAACATTGCCAGTGCTGCGGTAAATTTTGACGAACAGGACATGAAAGACCTCGCTGGATTAGATCGTCACTATAGATATGTGACCGGTAAATTCTTTGAGGTGCCAGAAAAGGGATATGAAAATATTTATGACGAGTAA
- the xerD gene encoding site-specific tyrosine recombinase XerD, with amino-acid sequence MTWQQALTDYKIYLQLERGMAANTIAAYRRDLEKFIEWIDQQESGYDPKTIKHDGLILFIHHLAATVSPRSQARAISSLKGLFNYLMLEDYREDDPMELIQSPRLGRKLPDTLSTQEIDQLIAAIDRSTAHGERNRVILETLYSCGLRVSELINLKISDLVFPDGFIKVTGKGDKQRFVPIGASTIKIMDDYLNQVRVHLPIQPQHTDTVFLNRRGTGLTRAMIFTIVKDLKRTAGIKKKVSPHTFRHSFATHLLENGADLRSIQLMLGHESITTTEIYVHMDRAYLHEMLQKHHPRNTFE; translated from the coding sequence ATGACCTGGCAACAAGCGCTCACAGACTATAAAATCTACTTGCAATTAGAGCGCGGTATGGCTGCAAATACCATCGCTGCCTACCGGCGTGATCTTGAGAAATTCATAGAATGGATTGATCAACAGGAATCTGGATACGATCCCAAAACCATTAAACATGATGGGCTTATTCTATTTATTCATCATCTAGCCGCAACGGTGAGTCCACGTTCTCAAGCACGCGCTATCAGCAGTTTAAAAGGTTTGTTTAATTACTTGATGCTAGAAGATTATAGAGAGGACGATCCTATGGAGCTTATTCAATCGCCCAGATTAGGACGCAAGCTGCCAGATACCTTGAGTACACAAGAAATTGATCAACTTATTGCCGCCATCGATCGATCTACGGCTCATGGCGAGCGCAATCGTGTGATTCTAGAAACGCTATACAGTTGCGGCCTGCGAGTGTCTGAATTGATTAACCTCAAGATCAGCGACCTGGTTTTTCCAGATGGTTTTATCAAAGTAACCGGTAAAGGTGACAAACAGCGTTTTGTACCTATAGGAGCCTCCACCATAAAAATTATGGACGATTATTTGAATCAGGTACGCGTACACTTACCTATCCAACCGCAACATACTGATACGGTTTTCTTGAATCGTCGCGGCACGGGTCTTACCAGAGCCATGATTTTTACCATTGTAAAAGACCTAAAGCGTACGGCTGGAATCAAGAAAAAAGTAAGCCCGCATACATTCAGGCATTCATTTGCCACACACTTATTAGAGAATGGCGCCGACCTGCGCTCAATCCAACTCATGCTAGGTCATGAGAGTATCACAACGACTGAGATATATGTACACATGGATCGCGCCTACCTTCATGAAATGCTGCAAAAACACCATCCTCGCAACACGTTTGAGTGA
- a CDS encoding porin family protein, which produces MKKVFVTVAIALGFISTSIAQEIDFGVQVGANFAKLSGEDIEDADGRTGFNVGITGEVQTSQQFGILVGAIYSQQGLDGEVFGEEATLKLDYINVPVLAKFYLGGSGLALEAGPQIGFLVNDEIEVNGTDFDQSIFEAQNIDFSAGGGMSYKFKEGTTLEGLAFGARYMIGLNNVYEDNETFDDDVTNSVLSINLGYKF; this is translated from the coding sequence ATGAAAAAAGTATTTGTAACAGTAGCAATCGCTTTAGGTTTTATTTCAACGAGTATAGCTCAGGAAATTGACTTTGGAGTTCAGGTAGGGGCAAATTTTGCAAAATTATCTGGTGAAGATATTGAAGATGCAGATGGTCGTACAGGATTCAATGTGGGAATCACCGGTGAGGTTCAAACGTCTCAACAATTTGGAATTCTAGTGGGTGCGATTTACTCGCAGCAAGGACTTGATGGTGAGGTTTTTGGAGAAGAAGCTACCTTAAAGCTGGACTATATCAATGTTCCTGTGTTGGCAAAGTTTTATTTAGGAGGTTCAGGTCTGGCTCTCGAGGCAGGACCACAAATTGGTTTCCTTGTCAATGATGAAATCGAAGTTAATGGAACTGATTTTGATCAATCCATATTTGAAGCTCAAAATATCGACTTTAGTGCTGGTGGTGGCATGTCATACAAGTTTAAGGAAGGTACCACACTTGAAGGTCTTGCCTTTGGAGCACGTTATATGATTGGTCTAAATAATGTTTATGAAGACAACGAGACCTTTGATGATGATGTAACAAACTCGGTTCTTTCAATCAATTTAGGATACAAGTTCTAA
- a CDS encoding porin family protein: MRVTILLSVLFISSLCHAQLSGDVTVTPFIGISNSVFASSADVDYKSQQGISAGITGNYFLSESWSLRTGVMYTSMGGEEKATGREERLGYIAVPVNISLHVTKYKDLSFNFGPMFLFNTASEEMRSDNNEVEQDFITNDYDFGVNLGVGYRIPLDDRFDLYFDAQGYAGFIDVYDNVNELFEVRNFAVAVHVGTRIKL; the protein is encoded by the coding sequence ATGCGTGTTACTATTCTACTTTCCGTTTTGTTTATTTCATCTCTTTGCCATGCTCAATTGTCTGGTGATGTGACTGTGACGCCATTTATAGGTATTTCTAATAGTGTATTTGCCTCGAGCGCTGATGTTGATTACAAGTCACAACAAGGAATATCTGCAGGTATTACGGGTAATTACTTCCTGTCAGAAAGTTGGAGTTTGAGAACAGGAGTAATGTACACTTCTATGGGTGGTGAAGAAAAGGCCACTGGACGCGAGGAGCGATTGGGATACATTGCTGTTCCTGTAAACATTAGTTTGCACGTCACTAAATACAAGGATTTATCATTCAACTTTGGACCTATGTTTCTTTTTAACACTGCCTCTGAAGAAATGAGGAGTGACAACAATGAAGTAGAACAAGACTTTATCACTAACGATTACGATTTTGGTGTCAATCTTGGAGTAGGTTATCGCATACCTCTTGACGATAGGTTTGATTTATATTTTGACGCCCAAGGTTATGCTGGGTTTATTGATGTTTATGATAATGTCAATGAATTGTTTGAGGTGCGCAATTTTGCTGTAGCAGTGCATGTTGGCACCCGTATAAAATTATAA
- a CDS encoding porin family protein, whose amino-acid sequence MKTTITTLLLLLAGVTLNAQANDKGDITIAPLLGVAFSTYSSSEDVSFDARTAIAAGATVDFYLSDRWSLRSGLSYAPYGAEDDFGNVDKINYLKIPLNANWHFGGKRNWYLNFGFSANVLLNAKGELEDGQEIDLEDFIEPFDLGLDLGIGYKFYISEDVQFYGEYQGYTGFLNLLDVGPDVDVELRNAASIFNVGVILKL is encoded by the coding sequence ATGAAAACAACTATTACCACATTACTTTTATTATTAGCAGGTGTCACATTGAATGCGCAGGCAAACGACAAGGGAGACATCACGATTGCACCGCTTTTGGGAGTAGCATTTAGCACCTATTCATCTAGTGAAGACGTCAGTTTTGACGCTCGTACCGCAATAGCTGCTGGCGCGACTGTTGACTTTTATTTAAGTGATAGATGGAGCCTTAGATCTGGTCTTTCATATGCACCTTACGGTGCCGAGGATGATTTTGGCAATGTTGACAAAATCAATTATTTGAAAATCCCATTAAATGCTAACTGGCATTTTGGAGGTAAGCGCAATTGGTATTTGAATTTTGGTTTCTCAGCAAATGTCCTGTTAAATGCGAAAGGTGAACTAGAAGATGGTCAAGAAATTGACCTTGAAGATTTTATTGAACCATTTGATCTGGGTCTTGATCTAGGTATAGGATACAAGTTTTACATTAGTGAGGACGTGCAATTCTACGGTGAGTATCAGGGTTACACAGGGTTCTTAAATCTTCTCGACGTCGGGCCAGATGTAGATGTAGAGTTGCGTAATGCAGCGTCAATTTTCAATGTAGGTGTGATACTCAAGTTATAA
- the aroQ gene encoding type II 3-dehydroquinate dehydratase: protein MKLLIINGPNLNLLGKREPDVYGNKSFDDFFADLQFHFKDIELAMFQSNIEGELVDELQQASERGFHGIVLNPAAYTHTSIAVADAVAAISIPVVEVHISNVMDRERIRHTSYVSKNASGTISGFGLDGYKLAIQGLKQQLKA from the coding sequence ATGAAACTACTTATCATAAACGGTCCCAACCTTAATTTGCTAGGGAAACGAGAGCCTGACGTATACGGTAATAAAAGCTTTGATGACTTTTTTGCTGACTTGCAGTTTCATTTTAAGGATATCGAGCTTGCCATGTTTCAATCCAATATTGAAGGTGAATTGGTCGACGAGCTGCAACAGGCAAGCGAGAGAGGATTTCATGGCATTGTACTCAATCCTGCCGCTTACACGCACACATCAATCGCGGTAGCAGATGCTGTCGCGGCAATTAGCATACCCGTGGTCGAGGTGCATATCTCAAATGTGATGGATCGCGAACGAATAAGACACACTTCGTACGTCTCAAAAAATGCCAGTGGAACCATCTCTGGTTTTGGCCTGGACGGTTACAAGTTAGCCATACAAGGACTCAAACAGCAATTGAAAGCTTAA
- a CDS encoding TM2 domain-containing protein yields the protein MKSNFTLAVVSIFMLISSISYASFPVERNVVTTINVETAVEETTTVLSSPAAVVWEESQTIATVLWFFLGFVAGHRWYLGSPVGWNILYILTFGGLGIWAIIDLIDILTGNYPGL from the coding sequence ATGAAATCAAACTTTACACTTGCTGTAGTAAGTATCTTCATGCTTATCAGCTCTATCAGTTATGCTTCCTTTCCTGTGGAGCGCAATGTGGTGACTACTATAAATGTAGAAACTGCTGTAGAAGAAACAACAACTGTATTATCATCTCCAGCCGCTGTGGTGTGGGAAGAAAGTCAAACTATCGCTACAGTATTGTGGTTTTTCCTTGGCTTCGTTGCTGGACACAGATGGTACTTAGGCAGCCCTGTAGGTTGGAACATTTTATATATCCTAACTTTTGGTGGATTAGGCATCTGGGCAATTATCGACTTGATTGATATTTTGACAGGTAACTATCCTGGACTATAA
- the lpdA gene encoding dihydrolipoyl dehydrogenase translates to MSKYDVIVLGSGPGGYVTAIRASQLGMKVAIVEKESLGGVCLNWGCIPTKALIKSADVFNYLNHAADYGLKADNVDKDFNAVVKRSRDVADGMSKGVQFLMKKNKIDVIMGYGTLKKAKKIEVKAEDGSTSTVEANHIIIATGAKSRELPALPQDGKKVIGYREAMTLESQPKKMIIVGSGAIGVEFAYFYNAMGTEVTIVEYLDRIVPVEDVDVSKQMERSFKKTGINIMTSSEVTSVDTSGDGVKATVKTKKGEETLEADIVLSAVGIETNIKSIGLEEVGISTDRGKVLVNDWYQTNIPGYYAIGDITAGPALAHVASAEGILCVEKIADMHVEPLDYGNIPGCTYSTPEIASVGYTEAQAKEAGYDIKVGKFPFSASGKASAAGTKDGFVKVIFDAKYGEWLGCHMIGAGVTDMIAEAVVARKLETTGHEVLKAVHPHPTMSEAVMEAVADAYDEVIHL, encoded by the coding sequence ATGAGTAAGTACGATGTTATCGTTTTGGGTAGTGGTCCTGGTGGATATGTGACTGCCATACGCGCCTCTCAACTAGGAATGAAGGTGGCTATTGTAGAGAAGGAATCGCTAGGTGGCGTGTGTCTCAATTGGGGTTGTATCCCAACAAAAGCGCTCATCAAAAGTGCTGATGTATTCAATTATTTGAATCATGCTGCAGACTATGGTTTGAAGGCAGATAATGTAGATAAAGATTTTAATGCTGTGGTAAAACGTTCTCGCGACGTGGCAGATGGCATGAGTAAAGGTGTGCAGTTCTTGATGAAAAAGAACAAGATCGACGTGATCATGGGTTACGGCACGCTTAAAAAAGCAAAGAAAATTGAGGTCAAGGCAGAAGACGGATCAACATCTACTGTTGAGGCTAACCATATTATCATCGCCACTGGTGCAAAGTCTCGCGAATTGCCAGCATTGCCACAAGATGGCAAAAAGGTTATAGGTTATCGTGAGGCGATGACACTAGAGAGCCAGCCTAAAAAGATGATCATTGTAGGTTCTGGCGCCATAGGCGTTGAGTTTGCATACTTCTATAACGCAATGGGCACTGAGGTTACTATCGTTGAATATCTAGATCGCATCGTTCCTGTTGAAGATGTGGATGTTTCAAAACAAATGGAACGCAGCTTTAAGAAAACAGGCATCAACATCATGACTTCAAGCGAGGTTACTAGTGTTGACACAAGTGGTGATGGCGTGAAGGCAACCGTGAAGACTAAAAAAGGTGAAGAAACTCTTGAGGCAGACATCGTATTAAGCGCGGTAGGTATTGAAACCAACATCAAGAGCATAGGCCTTGAAGAAGTTGGTATCTCAACAGATCGAGGTAAAGTATTAGTCAACGACTGGTACCAGACAAACATCCCAGGTTACTATGCCATTGGTGATATAACCGCTGGCCCAGCGCTGGCTCACGTTGCAAGTGCTGAAGGTATCTTGTGTGTAGAGAAAATAGCAGACATGCACGTTGAGCCACTTGATTATGGCAATATTCCTGGTTGTACCTACTCTACTCCAGAAATTGCAAGCGTAGGTTATACCGAAGCACAAGCCAAAGAAGCTGGTTATGATATTAAAGTAGGTAAGTTTCCGTTTAGTGCATCAGGGAAGGCAAGTGCTGCTGGTACTAAGGATGGCTTTGTAAAAGTAATTTTTGATGCCAAGTATGGCGAGTGGCTAGGATGTCACATGATAGGTGCTGGCGTAACCGACATGATCGCTGAAGCAGTGGTCGCGCGCAAGCTAGAAACGACTGGACACGAAGTATTAAAAGCAGTGCATCCACACCCGACTATGAGTGAGGCTGTGATGGAGGCTGTTGCAGATGCTTATGATGAAGTGATTCACTTGTAG
- a CDS encoding quinone-dependent dihydroorotate dehydrogenase, translating to MYKSLVRPLLFRFDPEGVHHFSFKAIKLLSKVPGFSTLSRKRYKLQHPALKRNLFGLEFENPVGLAAGFDKDAKAFAEFSNLGFGFVEIGTLTPKPQEGNPKQRLFRLKDDAAIVNRMGFNNGGVDAAVERLKNNKASEDRVLIGGNIGKNKTTPNEQAVEDYIICFNKLFNHVDYFTVNVSSPNTPGLRELQDRKPLTHILQTLQDLNNARPQRKPILLKIAPDLTDEQLLDIIGIVEDTQIDGVIATNTTIERKELKSDITLQKEAGGLSGAPLTNRATQVIKFLYEKSHGAFPIIGVGGIMTAQDAIDKIKAGASLVQLYTGFVYEGPALVRDINKEILRQGL from the coding sequence ATGTACAAATCACTTGTCAGGCCGCTGCTGTTCCGTTTTGATCCAGAAGGCGTACACCATTTCTCATTCAAGGCTATTAAATTATTGAGCAAGGTGCCTGGTTTTAGCACGCTTTCGCGAAAGCGTTACAAGCTCCAGCATCCTGCATTAAAAAGAAATCTATTTGGGTTAGAGTTTGAAAATCCTGTAGGTCTGGCCGCAGGTTTTGATAAGGATGCCAAAGCATTTGCAGAGTTCTCCAATCTAGGTTTTGGATTTGTAGAAATAGGCACGCTCACGCCTAAACCTCAAGAAGGAAATCCGAAACAAAGGCTTTTCAGGCTTAAGGATGATGCGGCGATCGTCAATCGCATGGGCTTTAATAATGGCGGCGTTGACGCTGCAGTTGAGCGATTGAAAAATAATAAAGCCAGCGAGGACCGTGTACTGATAGGCGGCAATATAGGTAAGAACAAAACGACACCTAATGAGCAAGCTGTCGAGGATTACATTATTTGTTTTAATAAGCTCTTTAACCATGTGGACTATTTCACGGTCAATGTAAGCTCGCCCAACACACCAGGATTACGCGAACTGCAAGACCGCAAACCATTGACACATATCTTGCAGACACTGCAAGATTTGAATAATGCACGACCACAGCGCAAACCAATTTTACTCAAAATCGCACCAGACCTGACTGACGAGCAATTGCTGGACATCATAGGAATCGTAGAAGACACTCAAATTGACGGTGTTATAGCAACCAATACGACTATCGAGCGCAAGGAGCTTAAAAGCGATATCACCCTGCAAAAAGAAGCAGGTGGTTTGAGCGGCGCACCACTTACAAATCGTGCGACACAGGTCATCAAATTTCTATATGAAAAAAGCCATGGAGCTTTCCCAATCATCGGCGTTGGCGGAATCATGACCGCTCAAGATGCCATTGATAAAATAAAAGCTGGCGCCAGCCTCGTACAACTATACACTGGTTTTGTCTATGAAGGACCTGCTTTGGTAAGAGATATCAATAAAGAGATTCTAAGACAAGGCTTGTAG